The following proteins are encoded in a genomic region of Nitrospirota bacterium:
- a CDS encoding site-specific integrase yields MSVYKRGETYWVQVWYGSGENLRRYRSPAGTSFKEACKAEAAIKAKIAAGDFAFLTPRSAGVSFSEFADRYLETWSRPHKAAKSHERDKGILDDNHFRGFFGKKLLSDITRKDIEAYITRRLDDSSRKGGSVKRDTVNRELAVLKHMFTKAVEWGELEQNTAHKIKPLKGAPGRLQYLKLEEARKLLAECSASPSPHLFPIVLTALHTGGRRGEVLSMRWEQVDFDNRAIKIVATKNNTVRIVPMTDEARECLSKKPHHIKSDLVFFNPEGKELDNFKLSWASALKRAGLEGFRFHDLRHTYASWLAINGVDILTIKELLGHKDIKMTLRYAHLSPWNLKRAGGILNAYWRGESGAALAHAPAQAG; encoded by the coding sequence ATGAGCGTCTACAAACGCGGTGAAACGTACTGGGTGCAGGTGTGGTACGGGAGCGGCGAGAACCTTCGGCGCTACCGCTCTCCCGCTGGAACGTCGTTCAAAGAGGCGTGCAAGGCGGAAGCGGCGATCAAGGCCAAGATCGCGGCGGGGGACTTCGCGTTCCTCACCCCCAGGTCCGCCGGTGTGTCATTCTCCGAGTTTGCCGACCGCTACCTTGAAACGTGGTCCCGGCCCCACAAGGCCGCCAAGAGCCACGAGCGGGACAAGGGCATCCTGGACGACAACCACTTCAGGGGGTTCTTCGGGAAGAAATTGCTATCCGACATTACGCGGAAGGACATTGAAGCCTACATCACGCGGCGTCTGGACGATTCATCGAGAAAGGGCGGATCGGTCAAGCGGGATACGGTCAACCGGGAACTCGCGGTGCTGAAACACATGTTCACCAAGGCTGTCGAATGGGGCGAGTTGGAACAGAACACGGCACACAAGATCAAACCCTTGAAAGGCGCTCCCGGACGGCTCCAGTATCTCAAGCTTGAGGAAGCCCGCAAGTTGCTTGCGGAATGTTCCGCGAGTCCATCCCCCCACCTGTTCCCCATCGTGTTGACGGCGCTTCACACGGGGGGGCGCCGGGGGGAAGTTCTCTCGATGAGGTGGGAACAAGTGGACTTCGACAATCGCGCCATCAAGATCGTGGCGACAAAGAACAACACCGTTCGCATTGTCCCCATGACGGATGAAGCACGGGAATGTCTTTCCAAGAAGCCCCATCACATCAAGTCCGACTTGGTGTTCTTCAACCCGGAGGGAAAGGAATTAGACAACTTCAAGTTGTCATGGGCGTCCGCCCTGAAACGGGCCGGACTTGAGGGCTTCCGCTTTCACGATCTGCGCCACACCTACGCCTCTTGGCTGGCGATCAACGGGGTGGACATCCTCACGATCAAGGAACTGCTCGGTCACAAGGACATCAAGATGACGCTCCGGTACGCCCACCTGTCGCCGTGGAACTTGAAACGGGCCGGGGGCATCCTCAATGCCTATTGGCGGGGTGAGTCGGGGGCTGCTCTGGCCCATGCACCGGCCCAAGCCGGGTAG
- a CDS encoding ribbon-helix-helix protein, CopG family: MLRNMTLTSFPIRGEELAQVKATAKRLGVSQAEVIRRAVQAFVKVCPLCGQAIPKKKRGKV, from the coding sequence ATGCTTAGGAACATGACATTGACATCGTTCCCGATCCGTGGTGAAGAACTCGCCCAGGTGAAGGCCACGGCGAAGCGGCTGGGGGTGAGTCAGGCGGAAGTGATCCGGCGGGCGGTGCAGGCGTTCGTCAAGGTCTGTCCACTGTGCGGACAAGCGATTCCGAAGAAGAAAAGGGGGAAGGTATGA